Below is a genomic region from Dyella terrae.
CTACGGTTACGACAGCATCGCCTTTGCCAACGAGCGCTCGGCCTCGGCCGCCACGCTCGAATACGACGGGCAGGCCGTGAATCATCAGTGGAGCAAGGGCTACGCCTTCGAGCAGTTGCTCAGCGACTGGCTGCATGCGCACGTGGCCGCCGACCTGGATTACTGCTCGCTGCTGCGACCGTTCTCCGAGCTGGCCATCACGCGCACGTTCTCCAAACTCACGCAGTACTTCGACGCCTTCTCCAGCTGCAATCGCAACTTCCGCATCCTGGGTCCGAAGCCGGCCGATCGCTGGTGCGGTCAGTGCCCGAAGTGCCATTTCGTCTTCCTCGCGCTGGCGCCGTTCCTGAGCAAGCCGCGCGTGCTGCAGATCTTCGGGCGCAACTTGCTTGACGACGAGAATCAGGCGGCAGGTTTCGACGCGCTGCTGGAGTACCAGGACCACAAGCCTTTCGAATGCGTCGGCGAGGGTGCCGAGGCACGCGCCGCGATGTATGCGCTGAGCCAGCGTTCCGAATGGCAGGAAGACACGCTGATCGCACGCTTCCGCCACGAGATCCTGCCGCAGCTGGATCCGGCGGAGTTGTCGCTCGAGCCGTGGCTCAAGCCGTCGCCGGAACAGCGTATTCCCGCGCGCCTGCTGTCGGCGCTGGCGTTCTTCGACTAAGGATCGTTGAGGCATGCGCATCGCGGATCTGGCCGGTAAACGGGTCGCCATCTGGGGCTTTGGCCGCGAAGGACGGCTCGCTATCGCAAGCTTGCGCCAGCGACTGCCGGGCCTTGCCATGACGCTTTTCTGCGCCGCTGATGAAAACGATGCCGCGCACGCATTCGATGCTGCGCTCACAGTCGCAGGGCACGAGCCGGACGCAGCAGAGCTGAGTGCATTCGACATAGTGGTGAAATCGCCGGGCGTGTCGGCCTACAAGCCGGCCTTGCTGGCAGCACTTGAAGCCGGCGCGCAGGTCACCTCCGGCACCGCCCTTTGGTTTGGCGAACATCCGAAAGCCCGCGTCATCGCCATCACGGGTACGAAAGGCAAGAGCACGACGACGGCGTTGCTGGCTCATCTTGCGCGTTCACTGGGCGTGCGCACGGCGCTGGCCGGCAACATCGGGATGCCGTTGCTCGAACTGCTCGACGCCCAGGCGGAGCTGTGGTGCATCGAGCTGTCGAGTTTCCAGACGGGCGAAGCCGGTCCGGTGGACCTGGGCGTGATCACCAGTCTTTACGAGGAACATCTCGACTGGCACGGCTCGCGCGAGCGTTATGTGTCGGACAAGCTCAAGCTGGCCGATGTGTCGCGCCGCCTTCTGGTCAATGGATGGCAGTCGGCGCTGCTGGAACGCACGGCGCAGCATCCGCAGCGCGAGCTCTTTGGTACGCCTTCCGGCTGGCATGTCCAGGATGGGGCCATTTACCGTGGCAGCGAGCGCATCGTGGCGGTGAGCGCGCTCTCGGTACCGGGGCAGCACAACGCTCTCAATGCCTGTGCCGCGCTGGCGTCGCTGGAGGCCATGGGCTACGACGCACGCGCCGCCGTGCCCGCGCTTTCGACCTTCCGACCGCTGCCGCATCGTCTGCAACCACTGGGCTCGCACGACGGTTTCGACTGGATCAACGATTCGATCAGCACCACCCCCCTGGCCACCCTGGCCGCACTGGACAGCCTGAAGGGTCGCGACGTGACGGTACTCGTGGGCGGCCATGATCGCGGGCTGGACTGGTCGGCATTCGTTGACGGCGTTCTGGTGTCACCGCCGCACGCCATCGTGTGCAGCGGTGCCAATGGCCCTCGCATTGCCGAGGCCTTGTTGGCTGCGAAGGTACAGGCGCGCGTCGAACTGCGATCCACTTTGGACGAAGCCGTCACCCTCGCGCGCGATATCACGCCGCTGTCAGGCTGCATTCTGCTCTCGCCGGGTGCCCCCAGCTTCGACCAGTTCCACGACTACGCCGATCGCGGCCGCCACTTTGCTGATCTGGCCGGCTTCGACGGCCACGCCATCACGGGTATCGAGGGCCTGGGCGTGCAGTGATGCGCGCTGTCAGACGCCCCACAATCGCCTTGCCTCTTCGGCGATGATGTCCGGGAACTCTTCCGGGAAGAACAGCTTCGCACCATGGATGTAACGCACGCCGCGCGATTTGGGCAGGACGCGATCCAGATGCTTCGGGCTGTCCGCGGCGAAGATGTCATCGCCGGTCCCCCAAAGGATGCGCGTCGGCACCTGCAGTGAGCGCAGCTTTGCATCGACGCCCGTCATCGGATTGGGCGCCAGGCCCATCGCATACGCGTCGGTCAGTTGCTTGCGGGCCGGCGACGCCACGAGTGGTGCGAGATACATGTCGATGGTCTCGTCGGCGAGCTTGTCGGGAAAGGTGAAGGTCAGCCCGCCTAGCCCCTTGTCCGATCGTGCAAGGTCCTTGTCGGCCACCCACGGCACCAGCCACTCCTCGGCGTAGCGACCCTTGCGCGCGAGTTCGATCACGGGCAGTACGGCGGGCGGAGGGCAATCTTCCTCCACGTCGCAATTGGTGAGCAGCAAGGTGCGCACTCGCTGGGGAAAGCGTGTGGCAAACATTTGCGCGACAGCGCCGCCGCTGTCATTGGCAACCACGTCGACCGTTTGGACGTCCAGACGATCGAGCAGGGCGGCGAGCATGTCGACCTGGGCGGCGGGCGTCACGGGCTGGCCCGCGGCTACCTGCGTATAGCCGAGGCCAAGCCAGTCCGGCGCAATGCAGCGTCGATACGGCGACAGACGCGCCAGCGCATCACGCCATTGGAAGCTGTTGAGCGGGAATCCGTGCAGGAAAAGGGCGGCCGGACCCTGGCCGCGTTCGACGTAGGCAATGTTGCCTTGTGGCGTGCGTACGTAGCGGCGGGCCGCGTGGTGCGCCAGGGCATCGTAGGGCTGGGCGGCGCTTGCCGATGCCAGCGCCAGGGCGGGGCGTGCGAACGAGGCAAACAGGCCCCCGGCGACGGTGCCTGCGGCGAGGCCAAGAAACTGACGACGGAACATGATGGAACTCCTGGGCAGAAGGTGGCGCCATCTTTCGCCGGTCGGGTCATGCGCTCAATGACGTGCCAGGTCATGTCGGCTTGACCTGGCAGGTCATGGTTTCAGTTATCGACGGGCCGTATGCTCGCGGCATGAACCGGACTGCTGCCTCGCTGTCGCCCCCCGCCGCCTCGCATGTCGGGGTCCTCCTCCGTGAATGGCGGGCGTCCCGTCGCCTCAGCCAGCTGGATCTCGCGCTGGAAGCGGACATATCCACGCGCCATCTCAGTTGCGTGGAAACCGGCAAGGCCCAGCCCAGTCGCGAACTGCTGGCGCGCCTGGCGCACGTGCTGGACATGCCGCTGCGCGAACACAATGCTTTGCTGGTGGCGGCGGGCTTCGCGCCGGTCTATCCGGAATCGGATATACGCACGCCGGCGATGAGCCAGGTGCGCGGTGCCATTGAAGCCATCCTGCGGCAACAGGAGCCTTATCCGGCCTTCCTGCTGAACCGCCACTGGGACATCCTGATGGCCAATGATGCGGCACTGCGCGTGAATCGCTTCGTCATGCGCGGCAAGGAGAGTGCGCACGCCAACATGCTGCGACAGTTCTTCGATCCCCTGGACTTCCGCCAGGTGGTAGCCAATTGGGACGAGGTGGCCGGCAACCTGATCCATCACCTGCACAACGAGGTAGCGGCATCGCCATCCGATGCGCGTGCACGCGCCTTGCTCGATGAGGTGCTGGCTTACCCGGACGTGCCTGCGCGCATGCGCGTGCGTGACCTCGGTGCGGCGCCATCGCCGCTGCTCACCACGGTGCTGCGACGCGACGAGCACGAACTGCGGTTCTTCTCGACCATCACGACCTTTGGCACCCCGCGCGACGTCACGCTGGACGATATCCACGTGGAGTGTTGCTTCCCTGTGGATGACGCGACGGCGGCCCTGTGTCGATCGCTTGCCGCTGACGCCTGAAGAAAGGGCCGCTGTCAGCGGCCCTTGTTCATCAGCGGCAAACCAGCACCGGTACGGGACTGGAGAGCAGCACCTTCTGCGTAACGCTGCCCAGCAGCAGCTTGGTCAATCCACGCCAGCCATGCGAAGCGATGACGATCACATCGCAACCCTGGTCCTGGGCCGCCTGCGTGATGACCTCGTCGGGACGGTCGCTTTCGACGGTCAGCGTCTGGCACGCGACGCCGGCCTCGGTGGCAAGTTTCTTCACGTCTTCGAGGTACTTCTTTGCGCGCTCAGCCGATTCCAGCACGTAATTGGCTTCGCTGGCGGCCAGCATCTCCGCCATATAGGTCACCGAATGAAACGGCGGAACGACATGGATGGCGGTCACGCGCGCGCCATCGGTCTTGGCCAGGTCGATGCCCATGCGCACGCCGCGCATGGAGAGCTCCGAACCGTCGGTGGGGATGAGGATGTGCCTGAACATGTGTTCTCCCTTTGCGGTAATGGCGCTCGTGCCGTGGCCGCGCGGGCTATGGCCGACCGCTGTCTTTCGATTATGGCCCTTTAGCAAGTGAAGAAGCCGCAGGCGCGAAAAAAGGCCGCACCCCTGCGAGTGCGGCCCTGTCGATAAACCCATGTAGCCCGGGTATTACCAGATCTTCACGCGATCCTTGGGCGCGAGGTACAGCTTTTCGCCCGGCGCCGGCTTGAACGTGTCATACCAGGCGTCGAGGTTGCGCACCGTCTGTGCGCGGAACTGGCCCGGCGAGTGGCCGTCGGTCACCACCTGCTGGCGCAGCGCGGAATCGCGGGTCTTTTCACGCCACGACTGTGCGAAGGCGAGGAAGAAACGCTGGTCGCCCGTGAGTCCGTCAATCACGGGTGCCGGTTTGCCACCGAGTGACTTCTGGTACGCCGCATAAGCGATGGCGAGGCCCGAGACGTCGGCGATGTTCTCGCCCAGTGTCTGCTGGCCGTTGATGTGCAGGCCGGGCAGCACTTCATAGGCGTTGTACTGCTCGACCAGCTTCTGGCCCGCGGCCTTGAAGTGCGCCTGATCTTCCGGTGTCCACCAGTTGCGCAGGCGCCCTTGCGCATCGAACTCGGCGCCGGTGTTGTCGAAGCTATGACTGATCTCGTGACCGATGACGGCGCCGATCGAACCATAGTTGGCGGCCGCGTCAGCATGCGGATCGAAGAACGGCGCTTCGAGGATCGCGGCCGGGAAGTTGAGCGCGTTCTGCAGCGGCAGGTTCACCGCGTTCACCGTCTGCGGCGTCATCCACCACTCAGCGCGATCGATCGGCTTGCCCAGCTTGGATAGCTGGTAGCGATACTCAAACTCCTCGGCGCGCAGGTGGTTGCCCACGGCATCGTCCGGCTTGATATCGAGCGATGCGTAATTGCGCCAGGTTTCGGGGTAACCGACGCCCACCTTGAGCGTGGTGATCTTTTCCTTGGCCTTCTGCTTGGTGGCCGGCGTCATCCAGTCCAACGTGTCCACGTGATCGTTGAACGCGGCCATGATGTTGCTGACCATGTCCTGCACCTGCTTCTTGGACGACGCAGGGAAGTAACGCTTCACGTAAATCTGGCCGACGGCATCGCCGAGCGCGCCATTGGTGGCACTGATGCCGCGCTTCCAGCGATCGCGCTGCTTGGGCGTGCCGTTGAGGGTGTGGCCGTAGAACTCGAACTGGGCCGTCGCGATGGACTTCGGCAGCAGGCCGGCGGATTCATTGAGCACGTGGAAGTCGAGGTAATCCTTCCAGGTCTGCAGCGGCTCGCTGGCAACCAGTGCGGACAAGCCCTTGATGGCATCCGGCTGCCACACGGTGATCTGCTTCTGGCCATCCAGTCCGGCAGCCTTGAAGTAGGCATTCCAGTCCAGTCCCGGCGCCTTCTTCGAGAAGTCGGCGAGATTCCACGGATTGTTGGCCTTATGCACGTCTTCGCTGTCGACAATGCTCGCCTGCGCCTTGGCGATCTTGGTTTCGAGATCGAAGACGGCCTTGGCCTTCTTGTCCGCATCGGCGATGCCACCCTGCTTCATCAGGTCGGCGATATAGGCCTGATACTTTTCACGGATGGCAACCATGTCCTTGTCATTGGACAGGTAGTAGTCGCGGTTGGGCAGGCCCAGGCCGCCCTGCAGCAGGTACGGGACGTTGTGCTCGAAGTCGGTCAGGCCCTGCGTCACAAACAGGCCGAACAGGTTCTGCGTCCACCAGTTGGTGGCGTTGACCGGATCGACGTCGGCTCGGAGCGTGCTGCCCAGGGCGCTGGAAAGTTCGCCGGCATTCTTGATGGCGTCGATCTTGGCGAGGGCCGGCTTGACCGGTTCCAGGCCGCGCTTTTCGATGGTCGCATCGTCCATGAAGGCGGCGTAGTAATCGGCAATCTTGCGCGCGTCGGTGCCGGCGGCCGGATTGCCCTTGCCCATGTCGCGGATCAGTTCCGCGTTGCGCTTCTCGGCCTTCTCATAAACCTGCAGGAAGATGCCCGTGCTGGCGCGGTCGGCCGGGATCTGCGCCGTCTTGGCCCAGGTGCCGTTGGCGTACTTGTCGAAGTCGTCGCCCGGCTTGACCGCCTTGTCGATGCCGGCGAGATCAATGCCGGAAGCCGAACGGGCCTCCTGCTTGGCGGGCGCGTTGGGTTGTGCGGCAGGCGTGGCGGCGTAGGCCGTGACGCTGGTAAGTGCAGCCAGGATGGCAACGGAAAGAAGACGACGAGCGCGGTCCATGGGGCTCCCCTTGCGGAAGGTTGGGGTCAAAGGTGCGCCCACGATAGCGGCAGCCCGCAAGAGTTTGGGTATGACCAATGGGCTAGCGCCGGCATCGCGTTTTCTTGCGATGCCGGCGCTTCGGCGTCAGTGCTTTGCGCCGAGCAGTTCCAGTTCGGCCAGTTCGACGGCCGAAGACAAGGTGAGTCGGTAATAGCGGTAGCGATCAGGGTGCGCGATCAGGAACGGACGCGTCTGGCGATCCCAGGCAAAGCGCTCACCCGAGCGTTCGTCGAGCAGGCTCCATTGCTTGCCGTCTCGCGAGCCTTCGAGTCGCCACGCGGCCGGAGCGCGCTGGTGATCGCCGGAGGTCAGCGTGTACATCGCAACCTGTTCGGCCGTGCTCGCCTGCCATTGGATGCTGGCGCCCGCAGGCAGGGAGACCGTTGTCGTCGCATCGTTGTCGACCAGTGGCGCGAGAGCCACATTGACCGACGTGGACAGGGCATCGGCATGACCGTCAAGCAGGTCGGTCATCGGCGCCGGGCGTTCGCCTTCGCGCGTGATCGATGCCGGCAGTGCCTTGGTTCCGGTTCCCCATTTCGACGGTTTGGGACCCATGTCGAACTCAAGCGTCGCGCCTTTGGCGAGCAGCGCATGCGGCAAGGTCAGGCTGTTCCACGCCTGGCCGTTGACGCGCAGGCTTTGCACATAACGGTTCGTATCGCTCACCTTGGGCGCATCGATCACGATATGTGCGCCGTTCTCAAGCCGGATATCCATGTGCGGGAAATACGGCGCGCCGATGACATATTCCGGCGTACCCATGCGCAGCGGATAGAAACCTGCCGCGCTGAAAATCCACCACGCGGACATTTCGCCGTTGTCTTCGTCGCCGGGATAGCCCTGGCCAATTTCGCTGCCGACATAGAGCCGCGACAACACGTCACGCACCTTGTCCTGCGTTTTCCAGGGCTGTCCGGCTTCGTCGTACATGTAGATGATGTGATGCGACGGCTGGTTGCTGTGACCGTACTGCCCCATGCGCACATCGCGCGCCTCGAGCATCTCGTGGATGACTTCGCCGTAGCTGCCAACATCAAAATTGCCGGGCGTGGCGAAGAACTGGTCAATCTTGGCAGCAAGCTTGTCGCGGCCACCGTAAAGCGCCGCGAGGCCGGCGCCATCCTGTGGTGCGTGGAACGCCATGTTCCAGGCGTTGGTTTCGGTGTAGTCGCCGCCCCAGCGTTCCGGGTTGAAGTTGCTACGGTCGTAACGCCACGCACCCTTGGCATCGCGTCCGATGAAGAATTTCAGTTCGGGATGGAAGAGGTGGACGTATCCAAGCGCGCGGTTGCCGTAGTACGTCGCGTCAGCTTCATAGCGCGCCGTGTCGCCCGATGAGGCGGTGAGCGACTTCGCCAGATTGCCGATGGCGAAGTCGTTGATATAGCCATCCATCGACCACGACAGCCCCTCGTTCACTGCGGTGTCGGTATAGCCATTGAAGTTGGCGCGTTTGATGCCCTTGCGGCCCGTGCCCTTGATCGGGCTGACGACAGAGGCGTCGCGGATGGCCGAGTCGTAGAACGACTGCACGTCGAAGTTGCGCACGCCCTTGAGCCACGCATCGGCAAACGCGACATCCGAACTGGTGCCGACCATCAGGTCCGCATAGCCCGGTGACGACCAGCGCGCGATCCAGCCGCCATCGCGGTATTGCTGCACGAATCCGTCGATCATCTCACCGGCTTTGTGCGGCGTGAGCAGGGTGTAAGCCGGCCACGCGGTGCGATAGGTATCCCAGAAGCCGTTGTTGACGTAAACCTTGCCGTCGAGCACGTGGGCGCCTGTGGCGGTCGGGGTGTCCTGGCTGGTCGCGGGTGAGAACGGGCTGGCGTACTTCCAGGCAGGCGCGTCGGCGGTGCCCGTGT
It encodes:
- a CDS encoding helix-turn-helix transcriptional regulator, with translation MNRTAASLSPPAASHVGVLLREWRASRRLSQLDLALEADISTRHLSCVETGKAQPSRELLARLAHVLDMPLREHNALLVAAGFAPVYPESDIRTPAMSQVRGAIEAILRQQEPYPAFLLNRHWDILMANDAALRVNRFVMRGKESAHANMLRQFFDPLDFRQVVANWDEVAGNLIHHLHNEVAASPSDARARALLDEVLAYPDVPARMRVRDLGAAPSPLLTTVLRRDEHELRFFSTITTFGTPRDVTLDDIHVECCFPVDDATAALCRSLAADA
- the murD gene encoding UDP-N-acetylmuramoyl-L-alanine--D-glutamate ligase, translating into MRIADLAGKRVAIWGFGREGRLAIASLRQRLPGLAMTLFCAADENDAAHAFDAALTVAGHEPDAAELSAFDIVVKSPGVSAYKPALLAALEAGAQVTSGTALWFGEHPKARVIAITGTKGKSTTTALLAHLARSLGVRTALAGNIGMPLLELLDAQAELWCIELSSFQTGEAGPVDLGVITSLYEEHLDWHGSRERYVSDKLKLADVSRRLLVNGWQSALLERTAQHPQRELFGTPSGWHVQDGAIYRGSERIVAVSALSVPGQHNALNACAALASLEAMGYDARAAVPALSTFRPLPHRLQPLGSHDGFDWINDSISTTPLATLAALDSLKGRDVTVLVGGHDRGLDWSAFVDGVLVSPPHAIVCSGANGPRIAEALLAAKVQARVELRSTLDEAVTLARDITPLSGCILLSPGAPSFDQFHDYADRGRHFADLAGFDGHAITGIEGLGVQ
- a CDS encoding alpha/beta fold hydrolase, which gives rise to MFRRQFLGLAAGTVAGGLFASFARPALALASASAAQPYDALAHHAARRYVRTPQGNIAYVERGQGPAALFLHGFPLNSFQWRDALARLSPYRRCIAPDWLGLGYTQVAAGQPVTPAAQVDMLAALLDRLDVQTVDVVANDSGGAVAQMFATRFPQRVRTLLLTNCDVEEDCPPPAVLPVIELARKGRYAEEWLVPWVADKDLARSDKGLGGLTFTFPDKLADETIDMYLAPLVASPARKQLTDAYAMGLAPNPMTGVDAKLRSLQVPTRILWGTGDDIFAADSPKHLDRVLPKSRGVRYIHGAKLFFPEEFPDIIAEEARRLWGV
- a CDS encoding universal stress protein; amino-acid sequence: MFRHILIPTDGSELSMRGVRMGIDLAKTDGARVTAIHVVPPFHSVTYMAEMLAASEANYVLESAERAKKYLEDVKKLATEAGVACQTLTVESDRPDEVITQAAQDQGCDVIVIASHGWRGLTKLLLGSVTQKVLLSSPVPVLVCR
- a CDS encoding GH92 family glycosyl hydrolase, with product MARVWGYTALVAAVAAGLALACAAKAFAPSADLFFSFEKPASDPAEHGNAQFGVAIAGGPSTKVALTAKPGVGFDGLHSLHYMGNQEGEQRIRLYDIPDRSGDYLRLSYVVFPQSVPGDLRNLANYIAVDLLFDDGTRLSGMGTKDQHRVALDARAQGDARVLYPDQWNYVSVDLGRMPEGRRLRAVELVHNGPAGAFEGYIDSIRIEMFAPANTVRRPSDRVNTLRGTNSNGNFSRGNNFPATALPHGFNFWTPVTNAGANWIYQYQERNNDQNRPRLEALALSHEPSPWMGDRQTFQLMPAAVEQGAPSANREKRALSFSHDMEDAHPYVYRVQFDNGIRAEVTPTDHAAMFRFRFEGNRSQLILDNRDNHGSVTIDAASNSFSGYSDVKSRLSTGATRLFFYAVADQPIRESGRLTGEGRDAVTAWIGFDTRKTKEVTLRVATSLLSIDQARRNLELEIAASDTFDTVKDRAQKIWDEQLGIVEVKGASDDELTTLYSNLYRLFLYPNSASENTGTADAPAWKYASPFSPATSQDTPTATGAHVLDGKVYVNNGFWDTYRTAWPAYTLLTPHKAGEMIDGFVQQYRDGGWIARWSSPGYADLMVGTSSDVAFADAWLKGVRNFDVQSFYDSAIRDASVVSPIKGTGRKGIKRANFNGYTDTAVNEGLSWSMDGYINDFAIGNLAKSLTASSGDTARYEADATYYGNRALGYVHLFHPELKFFIGRDAKGAWRYDRSNFNPERWGGDYTETNAWNMAFHAPQDGAGLAALYGGRDKLAAKIDQFFATPGNFDVGSYGEVIHEMLEARDVRMGQYGHSNQPSHHIIYMYDEAGQPWKTQDKVRDVLSRLYVGSEIGQGYPGDEDNGEMSAWWIFSAAGFYPLRMGTPEYVIGAPYFPHMDIRLENGAHIVIDAPKVSDTNRYVQSLRVNGQAWNSLTLPHALLAKGATLEFDMGPKPSKWGTGTKALPASITREGERPAPMTDLLDGHADALSTSVNVALAPLVDNDATTTVSLPAGASIQWQASTAEQVAMYTLTSGDHQRAPAAWRLEGSRDGKQWSLLDERSGERFAWDRQTRPFLIAHPDRYRYYRLTLSSAVELAELELLGAKH
- a CDS encoding M13 family metallopeptidase, with translation MDRARRLLSVAILAALTSVTAYAATPAAQPNAPAKQEARSASGIDLAGIDKAVKPGDDFDKYANGTWAKTAQIPADRASTGIFLQVYEKAEKRNAELIRDMGKGNPAAGTDARKIADYYAAFMDDATIEKRGLEPVKPALAKIDAIKNAGELSSALGSTLRADVDPVNATNWWTQNLFGLFVTQGLTDFEHNVPYLLQGGLGLPNRDYYLSNDKDMVAIREKYQAYIADLMKQGGIADADKKAKAVFDLETKIAKAQASIVDSEDVHKANNPWNLADFSKKAPGLDWNAYFKAAGLDGQKQITVWQPDAIKGLSALVASEPLQTWKDYLDFHVLNESAGLLPKSIATAQFEFYGHTLNGTPKQRDRWKRGISATNGALGDAVGQIYVKRYFPASSKKQVQDMVSNIMAAFNDHVDTLDWMTPATKQKAKEKITTLKVGVGYPETWRNYASLDIKPDDAVGNHLRAEEFEYRYQLSKLGKPIDRAEWWMTPQTVNAVNLPLQNALNFPAAILEAPFFDPHADAAANYGSIGAVIGHEISHSFDNTGAEFDAQGRLRNWWTPEDQAHFKAAGQKLVEQYNAYEVLPGLHINGQQTLGENIADVSGLAIAYAAYQKSLGGKPAPVIDGLTGDQRFFLAFAQSWREKTRDSALRQQVVTDGHSPGQFRAQTVRNLDAWYDTFKPAPGEKLYLAPKDRVKIW